One Sinobacterium caligoides genomic window carries:
- a CDS encoding mechanosensitive ion channel family protein, giving the protein MARILIRRLQAQLLKNNRQWDDLLLSAMRGPTSAFIWLFVGSWTAQRLLPAVNDEELQPLIMFKDIAFICILAWLLVRFVRLAETLFESRGGLINLDAAAIHTIGKLLRIIIVLIVVLICIQRLGYSISGILAVGSIGGIAISFAAKDLLANFFGGLMVYLDRPFAIGDWVRSPDTEMEGTVEHIGWRTTRIRTFDQRPLYVPNSVFANVAVENPSRMLNRRIYETVGVRYNDIKALEFIVRDVRQMLENHPDIDMRKTLIVNFNSFGASSLDFFVYTFTKTTNWVLFHEIKQDVLLKIAAIIEQHGADIAYPTTTLKLEDIVTAASEEAES; this is encoded by the coding sequence ATGGCTCGTATACTAATTCGACGTTTGCAGGCACAGCTACTTAAAAACAATCGGCAGTGGGATGACTTGTTGTTGTCGGCGATGCGGGGGCCTACTTCAGCGTTTATTTGGTTGTTTGTGGGAAGTTGGACGGCTCAGAGGTTATTGCCAGCAGTGAATGATGAAGAGCTGCAGCCTTTGATCATGTTTAAAGATATTGCCTTCATCTGCATATTGGCGTGGCTGTTAGTGCGCTTTGTACGGCTGGCGGAAACGCTGTTTGAGTCTCGTGGTGGGCTAATCAACCTCGATGCAGCGGCGATTCACACCATTGGTAAGTTGTTGAGAATAATAATTGTGCTGATTGTAGTGCTGATTTGTATCCAGCGACTTGGCTATAGTATCTCGGGAATCTTGGCTGTGGGTAGTATCGGCGGTATCGCGATTAGTTTTGCGGCTAAGGATTTGCTGGCTAACTTCTTCGGGGGGTTGATGGTGTATTTGGATCGCCCCTTTGCTATTGGTGATTGGGTTCGTTCGCCGGATACTGAAATGGAGGGGACGGTAGAGCATATTGGTTGGCGTACGACACGAATTCGCACTTTTGATCAGCGCCCGCTCTATGTGCCTAACTCGGTCTTTGCCAATGTTGCTGTTGAAAACCCCTCGCGTATGCTGAATCGGCGTATCTATGAGACGGTGGGGGTTCGCTATAATGATATTAAGGCGCTTGAGTTTATTGTACGTGATGTCAGGCAGATGCTAGAGAATCATCCGGATATTGACATGCGTAAGACGCTGATTGTTAACTTCAATAGCTTCGGTGCCTCGTCACTCGACTTCTTCGTTTATACCTTTACCAAGACCACGAACTGGGTTTTGTTTCACGAGATTAAGCAGGATGTATTGCTTAAGATTGCGGCCATTATCGAGCAACACGGTGCTGATATTGCCTACCCAACTACAACGTTGAAGCTTGAGGATATAGTGACGGCGGCCTCCGAAGAGGCCGAGAGCTAG
- the mfd gene encoding transcription-repair coupling factor, whose product MAEVFSALQRTIKGNKIQWGNLLGAGQALAIAETARNHSGLILLLTSNTSEANRLEEEVQFYLADDKDIPVIHFPDWETLPYDSFSPHQDIISERLQALYQLPHQRRGVLITPISTLMHRLAPSSYIDANSLVHSVGDTLDIDSYRLKLEQSGYRCVDTVYEHGEFALRGAVIDIFPMGSKTPYRIDLFDDEIETLRSFDIESQRTIGKVQEIKLLPAREFPLDKAGIRLFKDQWFETFKDSRDSATFKDVSQGMAPAGIEYYLPLFFEQTQTLLNYLPKDSLTLLQQDSLQAGETFWGDVCERYEARSIDARNPIVPPHVMFCPIEELFAELKQHPQITLSSERIKTSSGRLNLPISPFPELSISPTSDPYLALKDQLAGFSGRALFCCESAGRREAMLEQLGKHQLQPLTYNDWQSFLDGQGHGIIIAPLQQSVIFEEADICVITEASLFGQRVMQSRRRKKVQDNTEAVIRNLNELKVGAPVVHLDHGVGRYLGLESIGVGGQEVEFLALSYANDTKLYVPVSSLHLISRYSGSDDEHAPLHRLGNEQWQKAKRKAIEQIHDVAAELLDIYARRAARRGQSLAASDENYRLFSAGFPFEETPDQEQAIIAVRSDLRANTPMDRLICGDVGFGKTEVAMRAAFIAAEAGKQVAILVPTTLLAQQHYESFCDRFADWPVNIEVISRFKTASEQKKVIAKLADGSIDIIIGTHKLIQNEIKYKDLGLLIIDEEHRFGVKQKETLKSLRAQVDILTMTATPIPRTLNMAMSGMRDLSIIATPPAKRLSVKTFVQEKQDPTIKEAILRELLRGGQVYYLHNEVKNIEKAARDIEELIPEARVAIGHGQMRERELEQVMSDFYHKRYNVFVCTTIIETGIDIPSANTIIIDRADKFGLAQLHQLRGRVGRSHHQAYAYLLTPNPKALSKDAIKRLEAIAEAQDLGSGFTLATHDMEIRGAGELLGDEQSGQIQTVGFSLYMEMLEEAIDAIKQGKTPNIEKALNQGAEVDLKLAALIPNDYLPDVHGRLILYKRISGAKTSEQLKDLQVEMIDRFGLLPQQVKNLFRLTELRLLIEPLGIQKLEAGPSSGRLIFSANTTIEPMKIVTLVQTQPSRYQLEGATTLRFKQKMEDVEQRFDNVQKLINQLAF is encoded by the coding sequence CGCTCTTCAACGTACGATAAAAGGTAATAAAATTCAGTGGGGTAACCTACTCGGCGCAGGTCAGGCACTGGCTATCGCCGAGACTGCCCGCAACCATTCGGGATTGATACTACTACTCACTAGCAACACCAGTGAGGCCAATCGACTAGAGGAAGAGGTTCAATTTTATCTCGCTGATGACAAAGACATCCCAGTCATCCACTTTCCCGACTGGGAGACCCTACCCTACGACAGCTTCTCGCCACACCAAGACATAATCTCTGAGCGCCTGCAGGCCCTCTACCAACTTCCTCATCAGCGTCGCGGAGTATTGATTACCCCCATCTCGACACTAATGCATCGTCTCGCCCCCTCCAGTTATATCGATGCCAACTCACTTGTGCACAGCGTAGGCGACACCCTTGATATCGACAGCTACCGCCTCAAGCTTGAACAATCAGGCTACCGCTGCGTCGATACGGTCTACGAGCACGGCGAATTCGCACTGCGCGGCGCCGTCATCGACATTTTCCCCATGGGGAGCAAGACACCCTACCGCATCGACCTGTTTGATGACGAAATCGAGACCTTGCGCAGCTTCGATATTGAAAGCCAGCGCACCATCGGCAAGGTACAGGAGATCAAGCTCCTTCCGGCACGAGAGTTCCCCCTCGATAAAGCCGGTATCCGCCTATTCAAAGACCAATGGTTCGAGACCTTCAAGGACTCCCGCGACTCGGCGACATTCAAAGATGTCAGCCAAGGCATGGCACCGGCCGGCATCGAGTATTACCTGCCACTATTTTTTGAGCAGACGCAGACACTACTTAACTACTTACCCAAAGACAGCCTCACGCTGCTACAACAAGACAGCCTGCAAGCTGGCGAAACATTTTGGGGCGACGTTTGCGAACGTTACGAGGCACGTTCCATTGACGCCAGAAACCCTATCGTTCCGCCGCACGTTATGTTCTGCCCGATTGAGGAGCTGTTCGCTGAACTCAAGCAACATCCTCAGATAACCCTATCGAGCGAGCGCATTAAAACGAGCAGCGGCAGGCTCAACCTGCCTATCAGCCCCTTCCCTGAACTCAGCATTAGTCCGACTAGCGACCCCTACCTCGCGCTTAAAGATCAGCTAGCCGGCTTTAGCGGCCGAGCTCTCTTTTGTTGCGAGAGCGCCGGCCGCAGAGAGGCCATGCTGGAACAGCTAGGTAAACACCAGCTACAACCGCTGACGTATAACGACTGGCAGAGCTTCTTAGACGGCCAGGGCCACGGCATTATTATTGCCCCGCTACAACAGAGTGTGATTTTCGAAGAAGCTGATATCTGTGTCATCACAGAGGCCTCGCTGTTCGGCCAACGGGTAATGCAAAGCCGTCGCCGCAAGAAGGTACAGGACAACACCGAAGCCGTCATTCGCAACCTCAACGAACTCAAAGTTGGCGCCCCGGTCGTCCACCTCGACCACGGTGTTGGTCGCTACCTAGGACTGGAGAGCATCGGTGTAGGTGGGCAAGAGGTAGAATTCTTAGCTCTTAGCTATGCCAATGACACCAAACTCTATGTACCGGTATCATCACTACACCTCATTAGCCGTTATAGCGGCAGCGACGATGAGCACGCACCACTACACAGACTCGGCAACGAGCAGTGGCAAAAGGCCAAGCGCAAAGCTATCGAACAGATACACGATGTCGCTGCCGAGTTACTCGATATCTACGCCCGTAGAGCCGCTCGCCGCGGCCAATCACTGGCCGCCAGCGACGAAAACTATCGCCTCTTTTCCGCCGGTTTCCCTTTCGAGGAAACACCCGATCAAGAGCAGGCTATCATTGCCGTCCGTAGCGACTTGCGCGCCAACACACCGATGGATCGACTGATCTGTGGTGATGTCGGCTTCGGCAAGACCGAAGTCGCTATGCGCGCTGCCTTCATCGCCGCCGAAGCAGGTAAACAAGTCGCCATTCTGGTACCAACAACGCTACTCGCCCAACAACACTATGAATCTTTCTGCGATCGTTTTGCCGACTGGCCCGTTAACATCGAAGTCATTTCTCGCTTCAAAACGGCTAGCGAACAAAAGAAAGTCATCGCCAAACTGGCTGATGGCAGCATCGACATTATCATCGGCACCCACAAACTCATCCAAAACGAAATAAAGTACAAAGACCTAGGGCTTTTAATCATCGACGAAGAACACCGTTTCGGTGTCAAACAGAAAGAGACCCTTAAATCACTACGTGCCCAGGTCGATATCTTGACAATGACCGCCACGCCTATCCCTCGTACCCTCAACATGGCTATGTCCGGGATGCGCGACCTATCGATCATCGCCACTCCGCCCGCCAAACGCCTTTCGGTAAAGACCTTTGTGCAGGAAAAGCAAGATCCCACCATCAAGGAAGCGATTTTACGTGAACTGCTTCGTGGAGGGCAGGTCTACTATCTGCACAACGAAGTCAAGAATATCGAAAAGGCTGCACGCGATATTGAAGAGCTGATCCCAGAGGCCCGCGTTGCCATAGGCCACGGCCAAATGCGCGAGAGAGAGCTCGAACAGGTAATGAGCGACTTCTATCACAAACGCTATAACGTCTTCGTCTGCACGACCATCATTGAAACCGGTATCGATATCCCCTCTGCCAACACCATCATCATTGATCGCGCAGATAAATTTGGCCTCGCCCAGCTTCATCAGTTACGTGGCCGTGTCGGTCGCTCACACCACCAAGCCTACGCCTACCTGCTCACCCCAAACCCTAAGGCCCTGAGTAAAGACGCCATTAAGCGCCTCGAAGCGATAGCGGAGGCCCAGGACCTCGGCTCAGGCTTTACCCTCGCCACCCACGACATGGAAATTCGTGGCGCTGGCGAGCTATTGGGTGATGAACAGAGCGGACAAATTCAAACCGTTGGCTTTTCGCTCTATATGGAAATGCTTGAAGAGGCAATTGACGCCATCAAGCAAGGTAAGACCCCCAATATCGAGAAGGCGCTCAACCAAGGCGCCGAGGTCGACCTCAAGTTGGCAGCACTCATCCCCAACGATTACCTGCCTGACGTACACGGCCGCCTCATTCTTTACAAGCGCATCAGTGGCGCCAAAACCTCTGAGCAATTAAAAGATCTACAGGTAGAAATGATTGACCGATTTGGCCTGCTGCCACAACAAGTAAAGAACTTGTTTAGACTCACAGAGCTACGCCTACTGATCGAACCACTGGGCATTCAAAAGCTAGAAGCTGGCCCCAGTAGCGGTCGCCTTATCTTCTCAGCAAACACCACAATCGAGCCCATGAAAATCGTCACTCTTGTGCAAACCCAGCCCAGTCGATATCAGCTCGAAGGCGCAACCACACTTCGCTTCAAACAAAAAATGGAAGATGTTGAACAACGCTTCGACAACGTTCAAAAACTCATCAATCAGTTAGCTTTCTAA
- a CDS encoding SulA-like leucine-rich domain-containing protein, protein MPLFAALENQETQAGYTECITELAIKGKHCQELLLLPIISHLSSSDDSRWVTWINPPPLNRSKLKEFGLDQRPILIINTKSQAETNALLLRCLNNGRSNTVIANIEDDSALDRRQLCYAANNGNSHCLLVL, encoded by the coding sequence ATGCCCCTATTTGCAGCCCTAGAAAACCAAGAGACACAAGCCGGCTATACAGAGTGTATTACCGAACTGGCGATCAAAGGTAAGCACTGCCAAGAGCTGTTACTACTCCCTATCATCAGTCACCTAAGCAGTAGCGATGATAGTCGCTGGGTCACCTGGATAAACCCACCACCACTTAACAGAAGCAAACTAAAAGAGTTTGGCCTCGATCAGCGCCCCATACTGATTATTAATACTAAGTCACAAGCAGAAACCAATGCACTCTTACTACGCTGCCTCAATAATGGCCGAAGTAATACCGTGATCGCCAACATTGAGGACGACAGTGCGCTAGACCGTAGACAGCTCTGCTATGCCGCCAATAATGGTAATAGCCACTGCCTACTCGTACTTTAA
- the lexA gene encoding transcriptional repressor LexA has translation MIKLTARQAEVLSLIKRHIRDSGLPPTRADIAKELGFKSANAAEEHLRALAKKGAIEIIPGTSRGIRITAQEEDLGLPIIGQVAAGNPILAEQNIDDHVKMPEQFFSPTADYLLRVRGESMKNIGIMDGDLLAVHSTSDVREGQVVVARIDDEVTVKRLKYGKNKRQLMLLPENEEFEPIIVDLADQEVTIEGISVGVIRRH, from the coding sequence ATGATTAAACTAACAGCAAGACAGGCAGAAGTCCTCTCACTCATCAAGCGACATATCCGAGATAGCGGCTTGCCACCGACACGTGCCGATATCGCCAAAGAGCTTGGCTTTAAATCCGCTAACGCAGCAGAAGAACACCTTCGTGCTCTCGCCAAAAAAGGGGCTATAGAGATCATTCCTGGCACCTCTAGAGGAATTCGCATCACCGCACAGGAGGAAGACCTTGGGTTACCCATTATCGGTCAGGTCGCTGCAGGCAACCCAATCTTGGCAGAACAAAATATTGATGATCATGTAAAAATGCCCGAACAGTTTTTCTCCCCCACTGCTGACTACCTATTGCGTGTCAGAGGCGAAAGCATGAAAAACATCGGCATTATGGATGGTGACTTACTGGCAGTACATAGCACCAGCGACGTCAGAGAGGGGCAAGTTGTTGTCGCTCGCATCGATGACGAGGTCACAGTAAAGCGTTTAAAGTACGGAAAAAATAAACGTCAACTTATGCTTCTTCCTGAGAATGAGGAGTTCGAACCCATCATTGTCGATTTAGCAGATCAAGAAGTAACCATTGAAGGTATCAGCGTAGGCGTCATTCGCCGTCATTAA
- a CDS encoding CsiV family protein, with amino-acid sequence MFCCRVLPTSFSPTNIVTRIFAALTLIACNLSYGQEADESSIAVKNNNTRWYQVEVILFKNNATVPEEAQEQWPQHIDFNPPANSILLNAPTPPHKIVSSQSPADSTTSPAHSVAINTAAALNQKDSTTKSYPYLSKAKHSLAAEGLALKRKGQYDVVFHEAWIMPFIDGETSPAVVFQQGMKHGKDSSIEGALNIQLNRFLDVSADVWLSEFDETSTASLADNTQQFSALYPQQPGDEFIVNHPLLPAPIDDALSSTIHLDDNIKMRSNELHYIDHPMMGMLIKITRHTPSENNAAENS; translated from the coding sequence ATGTTTTGCTGTCGAGTATTACCCACAAGCTTTTCCCCCACCAACATCGTCACCCGCATCTTTGCGGCACTCACGCTTATTGCCTGCAACCTGAGTTACGGCCAAGAAGCCGACGAATCCAGCATCGCGGTCAAAAACAACAATACACGCTGGTACCAAGTAGAGGTCATCCTGTTTAAGAATAACGCGACAGTGCCTGAAGAGGCACAAGAGCAGTGGCCACAACACATTGACTTCAACCCACCGGCCAACAGCATCCTACTCAACGCGCCCACGCCCCCCCATAAAATAGTAAGCAGCCAATCGCCCGCCGACTCAACCACGAGCCCTGCACACAGCGTGGCAATCAACACAGCAGCCGCGCTCAACCAAAAAGACTCGACAACAAAAAGCTATCCATACCTCAGCAAAGCCAAACACTCACTCGCCGCCGAGGGCTTAGCTCTAAAGCGAAAAGGGCAATACGACGTGGTCTTTCATGAGGCGTGGATAATGCCCTTTATCGATGGCGAAACATCTCCGGCTGTGGTCTTTCAACAGGGCATGAAGCACGGTAAAGATAGCAGCATCGAAGGCGCACTAAATATTCAACTTAATCGTTTTCTCGATGTCAGCGCAGATGTATGGCTTAGCGAGTTCGACGAGACATCGACCGCCTCCCTAGCAGATAATACCCAGCAGTTCAGCGCGCTTTACCCTCAACAGCCTGGCGATGAGTTCATCGTAAACCACCCTCTTCTGCCCGCACCTATTGATGACGCCCTCAGCAGCACAATCCACCTCGACGACAACATCAAAATGCGCAGTAATGAGCTGCACTATATTGACCATCCGATGATGGGCATGCTGATCAAGATTACCAGACACACCCCATCAGAAAACAATGCCGCAGAAAACAGCTAG
- a CDS encoding DUF6763 family protein: MATQIAKIGQWYKAEEGAIFEVVALDDISSSIEIQYIDGEIGEYDIDSWLQDNLQQIAAPEDWTAPYEVEKEQGYAEDSTTTMNLGEDPLQSITYENLFNDL; the protein is encoded by the coding sequence ATGGCAACGCAAATCGCAAAAATCGGTCAATGGTATAAGGCAGAAGAAGGCGCTATCTTTGAGGTCGTTGCCTTAGACGACATCAGCTCTAGCATCGAAATCCAATACATAGACGGCGAAATCGGTGAGTACGATATAGATAGCTGGCTACAAGACAACCTACAGCAAATCGCCGCGCCAGAAGACTGGACCGCCCCTTACGAAGTTGAAAAGGAGCAAGGGTATGCCGAGGACTCAACGACTACGATGAACCTAGGTGAGGACCCTCTTCAATCGATCACTTATGAAAATCTATTCAATGACCTATGA